One stretch of Comamonas testosteroni DNA includes these proteins:
- a CDS encoding HutD family protein, whose translation MQRFDLNQIAPSPWKNGGGSTREIACWPQGAGMDSFGWRVSVARIAQAGPFSAFAGIDRQIMLLDGDGVQLHSAQAGLEHALTERWQPFAFSGDMALDCDLLGGPSSDFNVMTRRGQWSARLELLGGQAEAGLSAAGLCMVLQGSWKCADGWILQAGQGLWWSSVRSKELLVAQGEDARLILVSLTAHT comes from the coding sequence ATGCAACGCTTTGACCTGAACCAGATTGCGCCCAGCCCGTGGAAGAACGGGGGCGGCAGCACGCGCGAGATTGCCTGCTGGCCGCAGGGCGCGGGCATGGACAGCTTTGGCTGGCGCGTGAGCGTGGCCAGGATTGCCCAGGCCGGCCCGTTTTCGGCGTTTGCGGGCATAGACCGGCAGATCATGCTGCTCGATGGCGACGGGGTGCAGCTGCACAGCGCCCAGGCCGGGCTCGAGCATGCATTGACCGAGCGCTGGCAGCCGTTCGCCTTTTCGGGCGATATGGCGCTGGATTGCGATCTGCTGGGCGGCCCGTCCAGCGACTTCAATGTCATGACCCGGCGCGGACAATGGTCGGCCCGGCTGGAGCTGCTCGGCGGCCAGGCCGAGGCGGGGCTGAGCGCTGCGGGGCTTTGCATGGTGTTGCAAGGTAGCTGGAAATGCGCCGACGGGTGGATACTGCAAGCCGGTCAGGGGCTCTGGTGGAGCAGCGTCCGGTCCAAAGAGCTGCTGGTGGCGCAGGGCGAGGATGCCAGGCTGATCCTGGTCAGCCTGACAGCGCACACCTGA
- the hutI gene encoding imidazolonepropionase encodes MAQANPHPAVSADGCWQNLRLAPQLYVSEVADIPESTLACIVVQQGRMVWVGPQDAMPAQYQALPRHDGAGRLATPGLIDCHTHLVYGGERANEFAMRLAGASYEEVARAGGGIVSSVRATREASEDELVALALPRLEQLLAEGVTAIEIKSGYGLALEHERKQLRAARRLGELCAVTVRTTFLGAHALPPEYAGRSQEYTDLVCQVMLPALAAEGLIDAVDVFCERIAFSLAETEQVFQAAKALGLPVKLHAEQLSNMEGAALAARYGALSCDHIEHLSEQGIAEMKKAGTVAVLLPGAFYTLRDTKVPPIEELRAAKVPMAVSTDHNPGTSPCLSLLLMANMACTLFRLTVPEALAGITRHAAQALGLQDEQGLIAVGRPANFVLWPVQRAAELAYWFGSKPDCTVVRQGLIAQQAKA; translated from the coding sequence ATGGCGCAAGCTAATCCCCATCCCGCAGTCTCCGCCGACGGCTGCTGGCAAAACCTGCGTCTGGCGCCGCAGCTGTATGTCTCCGAGGTGGCGGATATTCCCGAAAGTACGCTGGCCTGCATCGTGGTGCAGCAGGGCCGCATGGTCTGGGTGGGACCGCAGGATGCCATGCCTGCCCAATACCAGGCGCTGCCCAGGCACGATGGCGCAGGGCGTCTTGCCACGCCGGGCCTGATCGACTGCCACACCCATCTGGTCTATGGCGGCGAGCGCGCCAACGAGTTCGCCATGCGCCTGGCCGGTGCCAGCTACGAAGAAGTGGCCAGGGCCGGCGGCGGCATCGTCTCCAGCGTCAGGGCCACGCGCGAAGCGTCGGAGGATGAACTGGTGGCGCTGGCTCTGCCGCGTCTTGAGCAGTTGCTGGCCGAAGGCGTGACGGCCATAGAGATCAAGTCGGGCTACGGACTGGCCCTGGAACACGAGCGCAAGCAGCTGCGTGCCGCAAGGCGTCTGGGCGAGCTGTGTGCCGTAACCGTGCGAACCACCTTTTTAGGGGCCCATGCGCTGCCGCCCGAGTATGCGGGCCGCAGCCAGGAATACACGGATCTGGTCTGTCAGGTCATGCTGCCGGCGCTGGCCGCCGAAGGCCTGATCGATGCCGTCGACGTGTTCTGCGAACGCATCGCCTTCTCGCTGGCCGAGACCGAGCAGGTCTTCCAGGCGGCCAAGGCATTGGGCCTGCCCGTCAAGCTGCATGCCGAGCAGCTGTCGAATATGGAGGGTGCAGCCCTCGCGGCCCGCTATGGCGCGCTGTCCTGCGACCACATCGAGCACCTGTCCGAGCAGGGCATCGCCGAGATGAAGAAGGCAGGCACCGTGGCCGTGCTGCTGCCCGGGGCCTTCTACACGCTGCGCGACACCAAAGTGCCCCCGATTGAGGAATTAAGGGCCGCCAAGGTCCCGATGGCCGTTTCTACCGATCACAATCCGGGTACCTCCCCGTGCTTGAGCTTGCTGCTCATGGCCAATATGGCTTGCACGCTGTTCCGTCTGACGGTTCCCGAGGCTCTGGCCGGCATTACCCGGCACGCCGCGCAGGCTCTGGGCCTGCAGGACGAGCAAGGCCTGATTGCCGTGGGTCGCCCCGCCAATTTCGTGCTCTGGCCCGTGCAGCGGGCTGCAGAGCTGGCCTACTGGTTCGGCAGCAAGCCTGACTGCACGGTGGTGCGCCAGGGCCTGATTGCACAGCAAGCCAAAGCCTGA
- a CDS encoding FAD-binding oxidoreductase has translation MSHEQFLNELISTLGADVALRGTDTPERCRTDWSGTPPRQPLALVRPRTTEEVSAVMRLCSAHRIAVVPQGGLTGLAGAAVPMEGAVALSLDRMNRIEDIDAKTGLMQVQAGVTLQAVQEAAVDVGMVFGVDLGARGSCQIGGNVSTNAGGNGVLQHGMMREQVLGLEVVLADGTVLPMLRPMIKNNTGYDLKQFFIGAEGTLGIITRVLLRLRPAPQATATTLVAMPDFDSALAVLKRMQSRFGNSVAAYELMWDSFVQASMAWLKLAAPFEQRYPLLALINVDGKDEAQLQGDVQQVLEEAMEAGEVLDAIVAQSGAQVQQLWKLREAPAELNNNMHPAINFDVSLPQADIGRFAEACMQAFAARWPGHQALYFGHVGDGNLHVSVDGKTVNGECEQVEALLYRIVGEMQGSVSAEHGIGLHKKPFLSNSRTPAELAAMRAIKLALDPLGLMNPGKVFDL, from the coding sequence ATGTCTCACGAACAATTTCTCAATGAACTGATTTCCACCCTGGGCGCCGATGTAGCGCTGCGCGGCACGGACACGCCCGAGCGTTGTCGCACCGATTGGAGCGGCACGCCGCCCCGGCAGCCGCTGGCGCTGGTGCGCCCGCGCACCACGGAGGAAGTCAGCGCCGTCATGCGCCTGTGCAGCGCCCACAGGATTGCGGTGGTCCCCCAGGGTGGACTGACCGGGCTGGCCGGTGCCGCAGTCCCCATGGAGGGGGCAGTGGCCCTGTCGCTGGATCGCATGAACCGCATCGAGGACATCGATGCCAAGACCGGGCTGATGCAGGTGCAGGCCGGCGTCACCCTGCAGGCCGTGCAGGAGGCTGCCGTCGATGTCGGCATGGTGTTCGGCGTGGATCTCGGCGCTCGCGGCAGCTGCCAGATCGGCGGCAATGTCTCCACCAACGCGGGCGGCAACGGCGTGCTGCAGCACGGCATGATGCGCGAGCAGGTGCTGGGCCTGGAGGTGGTGCTGGCCGACGGCACGGTGCTGCCCATGCTGCGCCCCATGATCAAGAACAACACGGGCTATGACCTCAAGCAGTTCTTCATCGGTGCCGAAGGCACGCTGGGCATCATCACGCGCGTGCTGCTGCGCCTGCGTCCCGCGCCCCAGGCCACGGCCACGACGCTGGTGGCCATGCCCGATTTCGACTCGGCGCTGGCCGTGCTCAAGCGCATGCAATCGCGCTTCGGCAACAGCGTCGCTGCCTATGAGCTGATGTGGGACAGCTTTGTGCAGGCCTCCATGGCCTGGCTCAAGCTCGCTGCGCCTTTTGAACAGCGCTACCCCTTGCTGGCCCTGATCAATGTGGACGGCAAGGACGAGGCGCAACTGCAAGGCGATGTGCAGCAGGTGCTCGAGGAAGCCATGGAAGCCGGCGAGGTGCTCGATGCCATCGTGGCCCAGTCGGGTGCCCAGGTGCAGCAGCTGTGGAAGCTGCGCGAGGCACCGGCCGAGCTCAACAACAATATGCATCCCGCCATCAACTTCGACGTGAGCCTGCCCCAGGCCGACATCGGCCGTTTTGCCGAAGCCTGCATGCAGGCCTTTGCCGCTCGCTGGCCAGGTCACCAGGCGCTGTACTTCGGCCATGTGGGCGACGGCAATCTCCATGTCTCGGTGGATGGCAAGACCGTCAACGGCGAATGCGAGCAGGTGGAGGCGCTTCTCTACCGCATCGTGGGCGAGATGCAGGGCAGCGTCTCCGCGGAGCACGGCATCGGCCTGCACAAAAAGCCTTTTCTCAGCAACAGCCGCACGCCCGCAGAGCTGGCGGCGATGCGGGCCATCAAGCTGGCCCTCGATCCCCTGGGCCTGATGAATCCCGGAAAGGTGTTCGATCTATGA
- a CDS encoding histidinol-phosphate transaminase, whose amino-acid sequence MTNSLVASLARAQVRPLPAYNAGLSNEAVRARYGVTDIARLASNENPFGASASVRRAIAEVADDVGNYPDANCTALREAIAERTGLPAGRLVFGDGSEDLIKILCEVFLAPGDLVVTQRPVFGLHEIYPKMMGAEVELLELNEELGFDLGAWCTAVAKAPKIAFLPNPSNPVGCMMDAAQFAQVLEATPANTVLVVDEAYYEYALHDDDYPDVLAMLDARVGPWIVLRTFSKAWGLAGLRVGYGMADSAELVGLMDKVRSPFNVNMAAQRAALAAWNDPAHMRSGVAATVALREDLRRQLLALAGPGQPLQGLRIAPSVANFLFLDLGRPNAPVTEALLRQGVIVKPWKEPGFEHFMRVSIGTEGDNARFVLALLAAMEQTERVTA is encoded by the coding sequence ATGACGAATTCTCTGGTGGCCTCGCTGGCCCGTGCCCAGGTGCGCCCGCTGCCCGCATACAACGCCGGCCTGTCCAATGAAGCGGTACGGGCGCGCTATGGCGTGACCGATATCGCGCGACTGGCCAGCAATGAAAATCCCTTCGGTGCCAGTGCCTCGGTGCGCCGCGCGATTGCCGAGGTGGCCGACGATGTGGGTAACTATCCCGATGCCAACTGCACGGCCTTGCGCGAAGCCATTGCCGAGCGCACAGGGCTGCCCGCCGGGCGTCTGGTGTTCGGCGACGGCTCGGAAGACCTGATCAAGATTCTCTGCGAGGTCTTCCTCGCCCCCGGCGATCTGGTGGTGACCCAGCGTCCCGTGTTCGGCCTGCACGAAATCTATCCGAAGATGATGGGCGCGGAAGTCGAGCTCCTCGAGCTGAACGAGGAACTGGGCTTCGATCTGGGCGCCTGGTGCACTGCCGTGGCCAAGGCCCCCAAGATCGCCTTCCTGCCCAACCCGTCCAACCCCGTGGGCTGCATGATGGATGCGGCGCAGTTTGCGCAGGTGCTGGAGGCCACGCCCGCCAACACCGTGCTGGTGGTGGATGAGGCTTATTACGAATACGCGCTGCATGACGATGACTACCCCGATGTGCTGGCCATGCTGGACGCGCGGGTCGGACCCTGGATCGTGCTGCGCACCTTCTCCAAGGCCTGGGGCCTGGCCGGTCTGCGCGTGGGCTACGGCATGGCCGACAGCGCCGAGCTGGTGGGCCTGATGGACAAGGTGCGCTCGCCCTTCAACGTGAACATGGCGGCCCAGCGCGCGGCGCTGGCGGCCTGGAACGACCCTGCGCACATGCGCAGCGGCGTGGCCGCCACGGTGGCGCTGCGCGAAGATCTGCGCAGACAGCTGCTGGCGCTGGCAGGACCGGGCCAGCCGCTGCAAGGCCTGCGCATTGCGCCCTCGGTAGCCAACTTCCTGTTTCTCGACCTGGGCCGTCCCAATGCCCCGGTGACCGAGGCGCTGCTCAGGCAGGGCGTGATCGTCAAGCCCTGGAAGGAGCCCGGTTTCGAGCATTTCATGCGCGTGTCCATAGGCACCGAAGGCGACAACGCGCGTTTTGTTCTGGCTTTGCTGGCTGCGATGGAGCAGACTGAGCGCGTGACTGCATGA
- a CDS encoding formimidoylglutamate deiminase, protein MTASPSISRTLFAEDALLPTGWARNVLLSWDESGRLAEVLTDVDPQSGEAGEVDTAIRAAGPLIPGMPNLHSHAFQRAFGGLTEFRGQAQDSFWSWRKLMYGFANRMTPEALEAIATWLYLEMLEAGYTSVCEFHYVHHDVGGKPYANDASLSLALLRAAQKTGIGMTLLPVLYQTSGFGGLPPREDQARFIRSTDNMLGLLQQLEPVTRAQQAALGLAPHSLRAVPPDSLKTALAGLHAMLPKAPVHIHIAEQTQEVDDCLAWSGQRPVQWLLDHAPVDARWCLVHATHMTPEEYAGAARSAAVAGICPTTEANLGDGIFDMPLWLRHGGRWGIGSDSHATVNAAEELLMLEYSQRLNLRQRNVLGGGAQPQVATSMTLQAVAGGAQASGRAIAGLAVGQQADFVVLDARHVALNGLPADSGHAAHVFASHRTSAIAEVWVRGQQRVQAGRHTLHEVAQQGFVQTRKALLQNA, encoded by the coding sequence ATGACTGCATCCCCATCCATTTCGCGTACCTTGTTTGCCGAAGACGCCTTACTGCCCACGGGATGGGCGCGCAACGTCCTGCTGAGCTGGGATGAGAGCGGGCGTCTGGCCGAGGTGCTCACCGATGTGGATCCGCAAAGCGGCGAGGCCGGCGAGGTCGATACCGCCATCCGTGCAGCCGGCCCGCTGATCCCCGGCATGCCAAATCTGCACTCGCATGCCTTCCAGCGCGCATTCGGCGGGCTGACCGAGTTCCGCGGCCAGGCGCAGGACAGCTTCTGGAGCTGGCGCAAGCTGATGTACGGCTTTGCCAATCGCATGACGCCCGAGGCCCTGGAGGCGATCGCGACCTGGCTGTACCTGGAAATGCTGGAGGCCGGCTACACCTCGGTCTGCGAGTTCCACTATGTGCACCATGATGTGGGCGGCAAGCCCTATGCCAACGATGCCAGCCTGTCTCTGGCGCTGCTGCGTGCGGCGCAGAAGACGGGCATAGGCATGACCTTGCTGCCCGTGCTCTATCAGACCAGCGGCTTCGGGGGCCTGCCGCCTCGCGAGGATCAGGCCCGCTTCATTCGCAGCACTGACAATATGCTCGGCCTGCTGCAGCAGCTGGAGCCCGTGACCAGGGCGCAGCAGGCAGCCCTGGGCCTTGCTCCGCACTCGCTGCGGGCCGTGCCCCCGGACAGCCTCAAGACTGCGCTCGCTGGCCTGCACGCCATGCTGCCCAAGGCACCGGTGCACATCCATATTGCAGAGCAGACCCAGGAGGTGGATGACTGCCTGGCCTGGAGTGGTCAGCGCCCCGTGCAATGGCTGCTCGACCATGCACCCGTCGATGCGCGCTGGTGCCTGGTTCATGCCACGCATATGACGCCCGAGGAATATGCAGGCGCGGCTCGCAGCGCTGCCGTGGCCGGCATCTGTCCCACCACTGAAGCCAACCTCGGCGACGGCATTTTCGACATGCCGCTGTGGCTCAGGCATGGCGGTCGCTGGGGCATTGGCTCGGACAGCCACGCTACGGTCAATGCGGCCGAAGAGCTGCTGATGCTCGAATACAGCCAGCGCCTGAACCTGCGCCAGCGCAATGTGCTTGGCGGCGGCGCTCAGCCCCAGGTGGCGACCTCCATGACCCTGCAGGCGGTGGCCGGCGGTGCCCAGGCCTCGGGCCGTGCCATTGCCGGTCTGGCCGTGGGCCAGCAGGCGGATTTCGTGGTGCTCGATGCCCGGCATGTGGCCCTCAACGGGCTGCCTGCCGACAGCGGCCATGCGGCCCATGTGTTTGCCAGCCATCGCACTTCGGCCATTGCCGAAGTCTGGGTTCGCGGCCAGCAGCGTGTGCAGGCAGGCCGCCATACGCTGCACGAAGTCGCTCAGCAAGGCTTTGTGCAGACCCGCAAGGCATTGCTGCAGAACGCCTGA
- the hutG gene encoding N-formylglutamate deformylase: protein MSQAIAPFVFHQGTAPLLISMPHTGTHVPADIAARLTPEGREVHDTDWHMPRLYDFAKELGASILAATHSRYVIDLNRPPDGASLYPGQSVTGLCPVDGFDSEPLYASKDLEPDEAEVARRRELYWQPYHAQLRAELDRIKSQHGVAMLWDAHSIRSVLPRFFEGKLPDLNLGTADGKSCAPALAQQLLDIARQAPDHTSVLNGRFKGGFITRNYGQPEQGFHAVQLEMTQSSYMQEQMPFDYLPEVAARIQPTMQRLLQAVLAFAQASGR from the coding sequence ATGAGCCAAGCCATCGCCCCCTTTGTCTTTCACCAGGGTACGGCACCGCTGCTGATTTCCATGCCGCATACCGGCACCCATGTGCCGGCCGACATTGCGGCCAGGCTCACGCCCGAAGGGCGCGAAGTCCACGACACCGACTGGCACATGCCGCGGCTCTACGACTTCGCCAAGGAACTGGGCGCATCCATTCTGGCCGCCACGCATTCGCGCTATGTCATCGATCTGAACCGTCCGCCCGATGGTGCCAGCCTCTATCCGGGCCAGAGCGTGACCGGGCTGTGCCCGGTTGACGGCTTCGACAGCGAGCCCCTGTATGCGAGCAAGGACCTGGAGCCCGACGAGGCGGAGGTCGCGCGCCGTCGCGAACTCTACTGGCAGCCCTATCATGCGCAGCTGCGCGCCGAGCTCGACCGCATCAAGAGCCAGCATGGCGTGGCCATGCTGTGGGATGCGCACAGCATCCGCTCGGTGCTGCCGCGCTTTTTCGAGGGCAAGCTGCCCGACCTGAACCTGGGCACCGCCGACGGCAAGAGCTGCGCGCCAGCGCTGGCCCAGCAGTTGCTGGATATTGCACGGCAGGCACCGGACCACACCAGCGTGCTCAATGGCCGCTTCAAGGGCGGCTTCATCACGCGCAACTATGGTCAGCCGGAGCAGGGCTTCCACGCCGTGCAGCTGGAGATGACGCAGTCCAGCTATATGCAGGAGCAGATGCCGTTCGACTATCTGCCCGAGGTTGCGGCCCGCATCCAGCCCACCATGCAGCGCCTGCTGCAGGCCGTGCTGGCCTTCGCCCAGGCCAGCGGCCGCTGA
- the soxR gene encoding redox-sensitive transcriptional activator SoxR codes for MKIEDDPLMSISDFAQRSGVNASALRYYESLGLIESVRSSSGRRRYHRSGLRRIAYIVFAQRVGFTLEEIAAQLARLPTRHVPTGGDWQKMSRIWQQRLDERIDELQRLRDSLNQCIGCGCLSLKVCSMYNPGDQCQRGGPGPRRWLGDELQAEGH; via the coding sequence ATGAAAATTGAGGATGATCCGCTGATGAGCATCAGCGACTTCGCGCAGCGCAGCGGCGTCAACGCATCGGCGCTGCGCTACTACGAGTCGCTGGGTCTGATCGAATCGGTGCGAAGCAGCAGCGGAAGGCGGCGCTACCACCGTTCGGGCCTGCGGCGCATCGCCTACATCGTGTTTGCGCAGCGCGTGGGTTTCACGCTGGAGGAGATTGCCGCGCAGCTGGCGCGGCTGCCGACGCGGCATGTGCCCACGGGCGGCGACTGGCAGAAGATGTCGCGCATCTGGCAACAGCGGCTGGACGAGCGCATCGACGAGCTGCAGCGCCTGCGCGACAGCCTCAACCAGTGCATAGGCTGCGGCTGTCTGTCGCTCAAGGTGTGCAGCATGTACAACCCCGGCGACCAGTGCCAGCGCGGCGGCCCGGGACCGCGCCGCTGGCTAGGCGACGAGCTGCAGGCCGAAGGCCACTAG
- a CDS encoding efflux RND transporter periplasmic adaptor subunit, whose protein sequence is MSVHSTPPLRPLLLAGGLAALALLSGCGRPGASDAHAGNGPPPAPEVQVAEVALQAIRPWDEFNGRIEAVESVQLRSRVSGYIERIAFAEGQEVKKGQLLFVIDQRPYRAALASAQAQLERARAAAGLAQTQDQRARQLVAENAVSREEADTRAATLAQATAQVRAAEAELATARLQLDFTEVRAPITGRASRALLTVGNMAQADQSVLTTLVSQDPVYAYFDADEHSFLRYQKAGLAGLTGQGRAVRVALVGDSGFSHAGTLDFSDNQLQPGTGTMRLRARLANPDRMLTPGLFARVQMQSGPDRQEAESQALLIDDKAVLTDQDRKYVYVVGEGNLAERRDLTLGRMVDGRRLVEKGLAAGDRLVVGGVQRIYYPGMPVNPRPVAAAAAQPAPAAAQ, encoded by the coding sequence ATGTCAGTCCATTCCACGCCGCCGCTGCGGCCCTTGCTGCTGGCCGGAGGCCTCGCGGCGCTGGCCCTGCTCTCCGGCTGCGGCCGCCCCGGCGCGAGCGATGCCCATGCCGGCAACGGCCCGCCGCCCGCGCCCGAGGTGCAGGTGGCCGAGGTCGCCTTGCAGGCCATACGCCCCTGGGACGAGTTCAACGGCCGCATCGAGGCCGTGGAGTCGGTGCAGCTGCGCTCGCGCGTGTCGGGCTATATCGAGCGCATCGCCTTCGCCGAGGGCCAGGAGGTGAAGAAAGGCCAGTTGCTGTTCGTGATCGACCAGCGGCCCTATCGCGCGGCCCTGGCCAGCGCCCAGGCCCAGCTCGAACGCGCGCGTGCCGCTGCCGGACTGGCGCAGACGCAGGACCAGCGCGCGCGCCAGCTGGTGGCCGAGAATGCGGTCTCGCGCGAGGAAGCCGACACGCGGGCCGCAACGCTGGCCCAGGCCACGGCCCAGGTGCGTGCGGCCGAGGCCGAGCTGGCCACCGCCCGGCTGCAGCTCGACTTCACCGAGGTGCGCGCGCCCATCACGGGCCGTGCCAGCCGCGCCCTGCTCACCGTGGGCAATATGGCCCAGGCCGACCAGAGCGTGCTGACCACCCTGGTCTCGCAGGACCCGGTGTATGCGTATTTCGATGCCGACGAGCACAGCTTTCTGCGCTACCAGAAGGCAGGTCTGGCCGGCCTGACCGGCCAGGGCCGCGCGGTGCGTGTCGCCCTGGTCGGCGACAGCGGTTTTTCCCATGCGGGCACGCTGGACTTCAGCGACAACCAGCTCCAGCCGGGCACGGGCACCATGCGTTTGCGCGCGCGCCTGGCCAACCCCGACCGGATGCTGACGCCGGGACTGTTCGCGCGCGTGCAGATGCAAAGCGGCCCGGACCGGCAGGAGGCCGAGTCCCAGGCGCTGCTGATCGACGACAAGGCCGTGCTCACCGACCAGGACCGCAAGTACGTCTATGTGGTGGGTGAAGGCAATCTGGCCGAGCGTCGCGACCTCACGCTGGGTCGCATGGTCGATGGCCGGCGACTGGTGGAAAAAGGCCTGGCCGCGGGTGACCGGCTGGTGGTGGGCGGCGTGCAGCGCATCTACTACCCCGGCATGCCCGTCAATCCCAGGCCGGTGGCGGCAGCGGCCGCACAGCCCGCGCCAGCCGCTGCGCAGTAA